GTGAAAACGGCGTTTCGACCATGAACGGCGGCGGATTCTCGAACATCAGCTGGATTCCGTTCTTTATCCACGGCAAGGGACTCGACGCAACACGCGACACGACGACAGCCGCACAAATCGACATCGCCCCCACCGTGCTTGAACTCGCAGGCTACGCGGTTCCGAACATTTTCATGGGACACAACTTGCTGCGCGACACAGAAACCATTCTCAATGCAGATAGCACAAGCGTTAAAAAGGAACGCGCAGGACTCTCGCTAGGCGCTTACTCGGGCTACTCCGCGCTCGGTCTTGACAACTACCGCGTTGTTTCCAAGACCGCAAGCAACGACGAAGTCTACCTCTTTAACGATGGCGACATGCGCCAGGAACACGACCTCGCTAAAACAGAAGCCGAACGCACTGCCAAAATGCACGCTACGCTCGACACGCTCATCAAAATTTCGGATTACTCGCTCGAACACGGGCTATAATTCGCGAAACGCGCGTACAAGACGCGCGCAATCCAAACGGCACACATCAAGATGCGCGCTCAAAGCTCGCAAGCTATAACGCAAAAAAGACTCGTCAATGACGAGTCTTTTTAGTCGGGATGACTGAATTCGAATCAGCGACCTCTTGAACCCCATTCAAGCGCTCTACCAGGCTGAGCTACATCCCGAGGTCTCTTACAAGAGTATGCCAAAGTTAGTTAAACCACGGTATTTTTTCAAGGCAAACTCCCGAAAAAAGCATTAATTAGCCCATTCCGGCACTTCCAGTCCTTTCTAGAATATCGCTAGTCCTTCCAATAGCCGATAATCAGCACTTCGGGCGTTGCCTTCGGGAATTTTTTGCTCTTGAAGCCCACAATCTTGCGGATGCTCTTCTGCTTGAGTTCCCAGCCCGTGCGTGTAAGTCCAGCGGTCGAAAGCGTGACCTTGATGCCAGGCACCTTGCCGCCTTCCTTGATTTTGCCCATGTCATCGACATTGAGCATCACGTTCTTGGTCTTGAGCTTGAATTCCTTCTGGGCATTTTCATCAAGCGCCAAGTCCGGGCGCGTCTTCTTGTCCGTTCCCCAAACGTAGAACGTCCATTCACGCTTTTCATTGGCGGCATAATAGCCCGTATCAAAAAGCTTTTCGCCAAAGAAAATCGGATTTTTCACATAGCCGTCGAGCTGTGCTGCATACGACTTGCCCTGATTATCGACCATCACCACGACCGGGTTGATTTGGCCGTCCATGCCTGCAAAATCCATATCGAATTCAATCGTCACCGCAGCATTCGGCGCAATTTTCGTCGGATACTTGAAGTTCGACATGCCAATGCCCTGGCCCATCACAGTTTCAAGAACAATTTCTTTATTTGTAATATTAGCACCCTTGATGACGATATGGCGCACATCGCCCTGATCCGCATAACCAATCGGGTAAGGATCCGGCACAAAACGGATAATATCTTCAGCCATGACCGTCGCCGAAAAAGCGAGTGCCGTCGCAAAAACAGATTTAAAAATTTTAGACATCATGGTGTGAATATACAAAATTTCTAGCTTTGGCGCCATGACTTCACTCGACGAAATCAAAGCTCTCATCGCGCAAAAAGAACTGTTCATTTTCGACCTAGACGGCACGCTATTCAATACGCTTGGCGATTTAGCGCCAGCCGTAAACTACGCGATGACACAATTCGGCCTGCACACGCATTCAAACGACGACGTGCGCACATTCATCGGGAACGGTTCCATGAACTTGATCCGTCGAGCAGTCGCTGCAAATTTCATTCCCGTCGCAAGCACCCGCGACATGGCAAAAATCGCAGAAACGCTAGCCCGCGAAAACTACAGCGAAGAGAAAATCAAGGAAATCCATAAAGTTTATTCAGATTTCTACTGGGAGCATTGCATAGAAAATACGGAACCGTACAAAGGCGTCGTGGAACTACTGCAACGAATCGCCGATGAAAACCGTGATGGGGATTGCGCGACAAGTAATGGGAACTGCGCCGGGGCTAAATGCGCGGCGATGCTTACGAACAAGCCGGTCGCCCCCGCACAAAAGATTCTCAAAAAATTCGGTCTTGAAAATTCTTTCGCCACATACCTCTGCGGCGACACCACCCCCGAACGCAAGCCAAGTCCTGCCGGCATTTACGAGATTCTCCGCCAAACCGGAATTGCTCCCGATAAAGCAATTATGATTGGTGACGACACTCCCGACGTTCTAGCAGCAAAAAACGCAGGCATTGACTGTATCACGCTTTTCGAAGGCTTCGGCAAAGCAGAAAACTTGCTCCCGCTGGAGCCCCGCTACACCGCAGGCCATATCAAGGACTTCGCCGAGTTCATTTAACCGCAGAAGGCACCTCCCAATTTTCTATCTTTTTGATAGTTATGTCCTATTTCGACTACACGGCAAACACCCCGGCATGCGAAGAAGCCTTGCAACGATTCTGCGAAGTTGAACGCAGGTTTATCGGCAACGCCAATTCAAATCACGAAGCAGGACATGCAGCAAAAGCTTTCCTCGCCCAAGTGACCGATTCCATCGCGAAACTTTTGGGCGTAAACCCCGACGAAATCATTTACACCTCGGGCGCCAGCGAAAGCAACAATACCGCCATCCGCGGCATCGTCCAGGCCAAGCGCCATGTGGGCAAGCACATCGTCACGAACCCGCTGGAACATTCTTCGGTAAGCGCCACGCTCACGGCTCTGCAAGAAGCAGGCTACGAAATCGAGATGGTAAAAATCGGTACCGACGGGAAAATCGACCTGGAAGACTTACGCAGCCTGCTCCGCAAAGATACGGTGCTCGTAACAGTGAATGCAGTCGATAGCGAACTCGGGACCGTGCAGCCGCTGGAATCCATCAGTAAGATTGTCCGCGAGTTCCCGAACTGCAGCCTTCACGTGGATGCGACGCAGGCCATCGGGAAAACGCCCATAAACCTGAATTTGGTAGACACGGCAAGCATCGGCGCGCACAAGTTCTACGGGCTTTCGGGCAGCGGGCTTTTGTACAAAAAAAGCGGAATCGCCATGGAGCCGCTCATTTACGGCGGTGCCAGTACCACCATTTACCGCAGCGGAACCCCGACGCTCGCGCTGGACACATCCCTTGAAACAGCGCTGTCGCTTGCCATGGAACTTTTCGAAGAGCGATTTGCCCGCGTCAAGGAACTGCGAACGATTTTGCAAGAAAAACTCTGCGGCTATCCGAAAGTCCGCATCAATTCGCCCGCAGACGCAGTCCCGCACATCTTGAACCTGAGTGTCGCAGGGGTTCGCGGAAGCGTTTTCCAAAAGGCACTTTCGGACAAAGGAATCTGCGTGTCAGTCAAGTCCGCCTGCAGCGTGGATGCACTCCCCTCCCGCGCCGTTTTTGCCGTCAGCCGCGACCGCAAAAACGCATTGAACTCCTGGCGCATAAGCCTTTCGCACCTCACCACCGAAAAAGAAATCGACGAATTCATGGACGCATTCGACAGCTGCTACAAGGAACTTTGCAAGTAAACGCAAAAAAGGTAATGAAAATGGCAAGAGAACTTTCATTTGTCCAAAGCGTAGAACGGAGCATTTCGAAAACATACCGCGAAAGGCTTTGGACGCCGTTCATTACCGCCATCAAAAACTACAAGCTCATCGAAGAAGGCGACAAAATCGCTGTCTGCATTTCCGGCGGCAAGGATTCCATGCTCATGGCGAAGCTCATCCAGATGCTCCACCGCCATAGCGACGTGAAATTCGACGTGGAATACCTGGTGATGGACCCCGGCTACAACGAAATCAACCGCCAGAAAATCGAAAGCAACGCAAAGCTCCTGGAAATCCCCATCACCGTTTTCGAGACGAACATTTTCGACGTGGCGAACAACACCGAACGTTCCCCCTGCTACGTTTGCGCCAAGATGCGCCGCGGCCACCTCTACCACAAGGCAAAGGACCTGGGCTGCAATAAAATTGCGCTAGGTCACCACCTCTCCGACGTCATCGAGACCACCGTCATGGCGATGTTCTACGGTTCGCAACTGCAAGGCATGATGCCCAAGCTCCACAGCCTGAATTTCGGCGGCATGGAACTCATCCGCCCCATGTATTGCATCAACGAGCAAGACATTATCAACTGGAAAAATTACAACGGGCTGCAGTTTATCCAGTGCGCCTGCCGCTTTACCGAAAGTTGCACCGTCTGCGACAACGGCGGTGGTGGAAGCAAGCGTCAAGAAATCAAGGCGCTCATCAAACGCCTCAAACGCGAAAATCCGAACATCGAAAAGAGCATTTTCAACAGCCTGCACTCCGTCTGCATCGAGACATTCCCCGGATTCAAGGCCGGCGGCGAACTGCATTCATTCCTCGAAGACTACGAAAATCGCGAACCGCAGAAAGGCTAGAACATAGCGACAAGCTACTTGTTCTTTATTGAGGACGAATCATCAAACATCGATGGTTGCGGAAGCATCATGTAAAAGGAAATCGGGAACGAGAAAGTCGCCCCGTTTTTCGTTTTCGGGAATTTCCAATGGCTGACAGATTCCTTGACATCTTCATTAATAGCGCTAAAGGGGCTATTTTCGGCAATTGTAGTCGATTTAATTTGAACATTTTCAACTTCGCCGCTTGAAGCAATTTTCAAAGTCAAGACTATTCTTCCTTCAAATTCACTTGCTAAATCTGATCGACGCCTTACATTCTTATCGAAGATAAAACGTAAACCAGGAACTCGTTGGCGATAAACCTTTAAAAAAGTCTGAACATCAATATCACGACCTTCAACGACAACGTTTTTTGCAGACAAAGGATTAATACGGCATCTAGGGACCACCTTGCCATCACCCCCTTTGTGAACAACATCCGGAAGGACACCATAAAGAGCCACAGTTTGATTTTGCATAAATCCACCCAAGTCGGGTTTTAGCGTTTTTACAGGAATACTATCACGATAAATTTTAGAGAGTTCACCCTTTTTCAACTTTATCGGATTAACAATCGACTTTGTATCTGATTTAGGATCCTCCGCCTTTTTATCAGAATCGTTACAAGCCGACCACAACGTTGCAGCGGTCATCAAAGCGATTTTGCCAAGAAATTTGCTAAAGTTTTTTGCCATACATCATAAATAACAAAATTATCTACTTCAGTCGCGATTTCAGCGCTTCGATTTCTGATTGTTCCATGCCGAGCGCCAGCAAATACTTTTCTGTAGCGGACGCTAAATCTGCATTTTCGAAATCAGAGATATCAACACCAGCCGTTTTGAACGAATTCTGCATAAGTCTTACAATAATCGCCTGAAGCAGCTCAACCTGCTTTGTTGTTAAATCAACATGTTTACCATCGACCACGTTGTAAAAATTCTTGTGAGTCGTGGCGTAATCCGCCTTGATTTCACCAGCGGTTGCCCCCATCAGCGCTTCGAGCACAGCAATCGTAAACCCAGTTCGATCCATGCCATACGTGCAATGCACAAGATACGGGCCGTCATGCTCTATCATATAGCGCAAGCCTTTGACAAGCCCTTCCTTGAACGGCGAATTCGCAAAAGCAGGTTCCACATTAAGATAGACCACATTCTGCGTTGCATAATAAGATTCAGCATAGCCTTTGTATTCTTCGGCATATTGCAATTCATCTGCAAGGTTCACAAAAGCCTTAACGCCAGCCACCGCCGCCAACGAATCCGCAATGGCATTGCGATAAATAGAAGGATTAATCGGACTTGAAGAACGATAAAGCACGCCCTCGCCCATTCCGGTTGTACGCACCATTCTAAAATTCGCAAACTCCTCAATTGATAAGTCTGGATACGATTCTGAATAATAAGCAAACGAAAGCGACTTCAAATTTTCAAGATGGTCCACATAGCCACCCTTTTCCTTCATCTGCACAACAACATCTATCGGGAATGTTAAACCTCGCTCAAGACCAACAACCTCAGCCATTTGGCCGTAACGAGCCTCAAGCTTGATATAATTCAACCCCTCGGAGACATACAAAAAGAATTCACCGGGGAAAACATATCCGTAACCCGCAACTACAGGAACGTCCACTGTATCGTAGCCCGCAATCATCACCGTCACGACATCGCCATAATCAAACTTTGTCAGGAACGAATCCGCAACAACGTTAAGATTCACACCCCCGAATGCAAAAATTTCAAGCGTATCCTCCATAACAGTCGTTGTAATCGCAACAAGCTCATCCGCAGAAAAACTCGATATCACAACAGACGAGGACAACGCGTAATCCGAAGAACTTGATACTTCAATGGCAGCGCAACTTTCGCCACCTACAGGATTCACCAAAACAGTACCATTATCATCGTTGCTACAAGCAGCAAAAAGCAGCGCAAAGGCCAGCGCGCAAAACGCCGCCATCTTTTTATCTAAAGCAATCACCCAAAATCCAACCATGACTTAAATATATTTCTTAAGTTTCTAATTTGCGGAACTTTTTAACATTCAAATAAATTAAAACAGAAATGGTCGCCCCGATAAGGCACATGAACATATCCGTCTGTGTATCCCAAATGTAGCCCTGCGTTCCCAGGAATGCTTCCGTATCCGTCGGATTGCTGAGCGATGCCAACCACTCAATAATTTCATAAAGCGCAGAAATAGCCTCCGCCACACACACCGACAAGAATCCCGTCCAGCCAGCCGTCTTGATTGGAGTCGTTCGGCGCAAAAGTTCAATCATCACAAGTGCAGGAGTAACGCCCTGCATCAAATGCCCAATTTTATCGTAGTTGTTTCGCGTCCAGCCGAACCAATCTTCCATCCAGAATCCAAGAGGAACCTTCGCATACGAATAATGCGCCCCCACCAAAAGCACCGCCATATGGAAAGCCATTACCACGTAAAGATACGTGGGCATCCTGAACTTTTTGTATGTAAATACAAGGACCAACAGCCCGACAATCGCGGGAGCCGCTTCAAGAATCCACGTGAGGTAAGTATCTTCAACTCCGACAACAGACCAAAGCATTGTCAGGAGAACTAAGCCAAGCAAGAACAAATGAGATTTTGCGATATTATTCATAGTAGGAATAATACAAATTTTCATCGACATACAGTATTTCAGAGTTACTTTCCATTCCCCCTAAATACACCTTGAATAATTAATCTTACTTCTGTTTGGCTCAACGGTTTTTCAGAACTTTCCATTGAAATTATGAGATTTTTCCCAGGGACATAGCCGCATTGGAGGTAAGACGATAATTTTTTGACCGACAAAGAAGCATACTCAGGATTATCCATCATTCCCAAATGTTCCCATAACAGTTCTTTACGTGTACGCAAATCAAGACAAGTAAAATCTGGATAAACGCTCCGACCACCATCCGCGAGTTTCAACGGACATTCGTATTTATAAGGGATTCCCAAACGCCCAAGCGTATCCGCAATAATCACCTCTGACTTTGAACGTACTCGTTCGCCCTTTGCAGTCCGCAAATCTGGAACTCCCGCTTCAAAATGTTTTCCCTTATACGGCACAGCAAGCCATCGCCTCGCATATTCTTCATCCGAAAGCAGGATTGGTTCAACCAAAGACTTGCGGACTTCATTCATCCGATTGTAAATGTTTGTCAATTCTTCGGGACTGTATTTTGCAATAAAACCATCAATTAACGAAAGTTCATGTTCCATTTCCCGAAGTGCTTTTTCGTCATAATCCTTCTGCGCAAGTTTTGACATTTGCGAAACATTGTCTTTGGGAATATATTCGCCCTTTAGCGATTTGGCATCAGTCAAATGATAACCGTAAAATTGATTTCCGCGTTTTGCGAGCCTCAAATGCCCCTGCGGAGCACGCTTCAAAGATTTTTTCGTTCTTTCAACAGCACGGAGAAGTTCCTCCGCACGATTTTGTAACGATAGCAACAAAATGTCGGGAGACAAACATTCAAATGATTGCATCGCACCCTCTTGTAATAGTTCATATAATAAACGATATAGCAAACCGAGGAGCGAACGCATCCTACATATAATAAGATAGGTCAGGTTGCATAACCCGACATTTGAAATATGCAAAAATAGTCGCGAAAAAACAAGTGGAGAAGCATATTTCACATTCAAAGAGAAATTTTTGAAAAAACATGCTACAAAAATGAACTTTTTAACAATTTAGTAGCACAAATTTTACTTTATATTCAACATTTAAAGACTAGGCCGCAGCAATTATGCTACTAAAACGGGCATTTACGCAATCCTGTAGCATACAAAAGAGCTCAATCATGAAATCATGCATTAATTTTAGTTATTTTATTCAAATTTCATGCTACTAAATCAGGTATTTTGGCAATTTTGTAGCACATTTTCGCATTTCCCGCACATTCGAACGGCAACATCCGCCTTTTACAATAATGGTCAGCTTTCGCGCTTCTCTCGCCTTGCATGCTTTTACTATCTTTGGCCGCATGAAAAAATACCACTTGGCCACATACGGCTGCCAGATGAACGAATATGACTCCGCGATGATTGCGCAGGAGCTGGACATGTGCGGTTGCGTCGAGACGAACAACCAGGAAGACGCCGACATCATCATCGTGAACACCTGCAGCGTGCGTGAAAAGGCCGAGGAAACAGCCATCGTCAACATCAGCAAGCTCAAGTACTTGCGCAAGAAGAATCCCGACGTGAAAGTCGTTGTGTGCGGTTGCATGGCTAAGAATCGCGGACCGGAACTGCTCAAGCGCCTCAAGAACGTGAACTACATCGTAGGCCCGGACCAGTACCGCAAAATTCCAGAACTCCTGTTCGGGGATGCCCAGAGCCCGCTGCACAAGACGCACCATAAGATGTTCATCGACGAAGACCGCGACGAGAACTACCTCGGCGAATACGCCAAGCTCCAGAATGACGTGAGCGCATTCGTCGCGATCCAGCGCGGTTGCAACAAGCGCTGTAGCTACTGCATCGTGCCCTACCTCCGCGGTCCCGAGAAATACCGCGACATGGACGACGTGCTGACAGAAGTCAAGCGAGCCGCCGACAAGGGCATCACCGAAGTGATGTTGCTCGGCCAGACGGTGAATGCCTACAAGACGCCAAACGCTGACTTCACGACTTTACTAACAAAAGTTTCCGAAATCGGTGGTATCAAGCGCATCCGCTTTACAAGCCCGCACCCGCGCCATTATACGAACGAACTCATCGACGTTCTCTTGAACAACCCGAAGGTCTGCCATTACGCGCACATTCCGCTCCAGAGCGGCTCCGACGCCATCCTCAAGAAGATGCGCCGCCAGCACAACATGGAACAGTACATGACCGTCATTGAGCAGTTGCGCAGCAAGGATCCGTACTACGCCATTTCAACAGACGTCATCTGCGGATTTGTCGGCGAAACTGACGAAGATTTCGAACAGACTATCAAGGCGTTCGAAGCTTGCCAATTTGACACAGCATACATGTTCATCTACAGCCCGCGCAAGGGCACTGAATCGTTCAACGAAGCAGAGATCCTCACGCCCGAAGAAAAGTCGGCACGCCATTCGCGCCTCGTGGAACTCCAAAACGCCATTACGCTCAAGCGCAACCAGATGATGATTGGCCGCACCGAAGAAATCCTCGTCGAGCACGGCTCCACCCGCGACAAGACAGAACTCGTCGGCAAGACGGACAACTTCAAGAAGGTCATTTTCAAGCCGGAAGAAGGACGCATCATCAAGCCGGGCGATTACGTCAAGGTGAAAATTGACGATATCCGTGGCTGGACGCTCCGCGGCACTCTCGTGTAGCCCTCCCCTCGCGCAAGCCTATTAGCCATCGAAAAAGCAGACTCCGCACCGAGGTTCATTCACGTAACTTACGGAGTATCAACGACTTACACGCTTTCATGTCTGCCATTTTGTAAATATATTTGTATCTTTACTCTTGAGGGTAACTAGAGGGTAATATGGCTAAATATTTTATTCACAATTTGGTTATTACAGGCGCACTGTGCGCATTTGCCACCACAGCATCTTTTGCTGAGGCCGCACCGACTCTCGCCACCGCCCAAAAAGCTTACGTCAATGGCAACTGGAAAGTCGCCGCAGCCGCTTACGAACAGGTTTGCCCAAACGAACCCGAAGCCACACGTACCGAATGTTATTTATGGAACGTGCTAGCCCTTTCGCAAACGGGTATTGCCGCTGATTTCAGCAAGGCAGGCAAGCGTCTCGACAGTCTCATCGACAAGACGAACCCGCAACAAGCCATTTACGCGGACCTTATGATGACCAAGGCCCAGTTCCAAATGTACCTTGGTCGCTACAACAAAGCCGCCGAATCCCTCGTACATGCTATTGAAACTTCGCAACCACACCAAGTGACTGTGTTGCAGAAAGTCTGCGTCGCCGTTCAAGACCGCGCCCACAGCGAAGAGCTGAATGAAGCCTGCAAAAATCTCGGCAATCCGGAAGCCCAGAAGCTTGCCGCAGCCAAGAAGGAACAAGCTCAAACCGAGCAAGCCAAGAACAATCAAGTCGCAAGTACCGCCCCGCAAACAAGCAGCAATCCATCTGCAAACAATGACGCCGCAAAAGTCGCAGACTCCAAGCCTGTAGCCTCCGCAACCGTCACCGCAGAACCCGCACAAACAAAATCTCCCGAAGCAAAGCCTGTCGAAGAAAAATCCGCATGGCAGCTGCAACTGGGCGCATTTGGCGTCAAGTCCAATGCAGACCTGCTCGTAGACAATCTTAAAAAGCGCAACATCGCTTGCACCATCATCCAGAACACGCTTGAAAGCGGCAAAGTCCTTTATATAGTTCGCACAGGTCCATTTGAGACAAAGGAAAGCGCAGTAGATTACGGAGCTAAAAAGCTTGCCCCACTTAACGTAGAATTCAGGCCGATGCTAGTAAAACAAGCCCTTTAAGCAAATAAAATTATACTCGAAAAAATTTTTTACAGATTTTATCGACTAAAACTTGCGTTTTTTTGCTTAATACCTACAAAAAAAGCAAAAATAGTGCTATATTTGTGTTGCTCCCCCGCCGGGGTGGTGAAATTGGTAGACGCGCTGGACTCAAAATCCAGTACTCGCGAGAGTGTGAGGGTTCGATTCCCTCCCCCGGCATTAAACGTTTAAGAAAGAGATCAAAATGAGTAACATGTTCAAAGTGCTTTCTGCTGTTCTTTTCGCGGGCTCACTAGCGTTTGCTCAGTCTGACGACCTCTTCTCTGACGATTTCCAAGACGCTGCAACTGCAGATTCTATCGCACAAGCTAACGCTGAAGCAACGACTCAATCAAACATTGGTAACGCACAGGCAACTGGTGGTCAATGGGATGGCTTCAAATATGAAGACATGGGTCTTACTCAGTGGGAATATCAGCAGGCTAAGGAACAAGGCGTCACTCGCGAAAAGTTGACGAAGCTCGTCGAACTTGGCATCCGCCCGACAGAATATCTCCAGAAGCCGTGGAACAGACTCGGTGTGAGCGAAGAAGATTGGCTCAGCCAGCGTGCCGAAGGCATGGAAGATGCTGACATCGACCGTTCTTATCGCTATCGCAATGGTGATCAGGGTAGCGCTTATCTTTCTCTTTTAATTCCTTCCTACTATCAGTGGAAAACAAAGCAAACTGCTAAGGCAACCTTCATGGATGTCCTTGAAATCGGTAGTATTGCTGTTACTGTGGTTCTCAAAGTTCAAGACAAGAGCTATTGGTGGTACGGATTCCTCGGAATCGCAGCTGCTCATCTCTGGTCCTTTGCAGATGCCTTCATTACCACTCAGTGGGATAGCAACCCGGATGCAAACCGCTTCAGCTTTGGTGTTATTCCGACTCCGGACCAGGGCGTAGCAAGTTTCTTCAATGTCAAGTTCTAAGCAGCAATGCAGCTAGAATTACTTAAAGCCAAAATTCATCGTGCTACTGTAACTGATGCAAACCTCAACTATGAAGGTTCCATCACTATAGCTCGCGATTTGATGGATGCAGCAGGCATCCTCCCCTTCGAAAAAGTCGGCGTCCTTGACGTCAATAATGGTTCTCGCCTCGATACTTATGTTATCGAAGGTAAAGCCGGTTCTGGCGTGATTTGCCTGAACGGTGCAGCCGCTCGCTTGGTACAGCCGGGAGACCTCGTGATTATCGTAGCTTATGCAACGATGTCTCCGGAAGAAGCCAAAACCTGGAAGCCAACTGTCATCCGCGTCAACGGCAAAAACGAAATCATCGAAAAAATCTAGGCGTAAACCATAAATACTGAAAATTTCGTCAAAACGAGGAGACTTCATTTTATTTCGAAGCCTCCTTTTTTTATATTCATGATATGCGATTCATGTGT
This is a stretch of genomic DNA from Fibrobacter sp. UWB13. It encodes these proteins:
- a CDS encoding HAD family hydrolase; the protein is MTSLDEIKALIAQKELFIFDLDGTLFNTLGDLAPAVNYAMTQFGLHTHSNDDVRTFIGNGSMNLIRRAVAANFIPVASTRDMAKIAETLARENYSEEKIKEIHKVYSDFYWEHCIENTEPYKGVVELLQRIADENRDGDCATSNGNCAGAKCAAMLTNKPVAPAQKILKKFGLENSFATYLCGDTTPERKPSPAGIYEILRQTGIAPDKAIMIGDDTPDVLAAKNAGIDCITLFEGFGKAENLLPLEPRYTAGHIKDFAEFI
- a CDS encoding tyrosine-protein phosphatase translates to MVGFWVIALDKKMAAFCALAFALLFAACSNDDNGTVLVNPVGGESCAAIEVSSSSDYALSSSVVISSFSADELVAITTTVMEDTLEIFAFGGVNLNVVADSFLTKFDYGDVVTVMIAGYDTVDVPVVAGYGYVFPGEFFLYVSEGLNYIKLEARYGQMAEVVGLERGLTFPIDVVVQMKEKGGYVDHLENLKSLSFAYYSESYPDLSIEEFANFRMVRTTGMGEGVLYRSSSPINPSIYRNAIADSLAAVAGVKAFVNLADELQYAEEYKGYAESYYATQNVVYLNVEPAFANSPFKEGLVKGLRYMIEHDGPYLVHCTYGMDRTGFTIAVLEALMGATAGEIKADYATTHKNFYNVVDGKHVDLTTKQVELLQAIIVRLMQNSFKTAGVDISDFENADLASATEKYLLALGMEQSEIEALKSRLK
- a CDS encoding ATP-binding protein; the protein is MARELSFVQSVERSISKTYRERLWTPFITAIKNYKLIEEGDKIAVCISGGKDSMLMAKLIQMLHRHSDVKFDVEYLVMDPGYNEINRQKIESNAKLLEIPITVFETNIFDVANNTERSPCYVCAKMRRGHLYHKAKDLGCNKIALGHHLSDVIETTVMAMFYGSQLQGMMPKLHSLNFGGMELIRPMYCINEQDIINWKNYNGLQFIQCACRFTESCTVCDNGGGGSKRQEIKALIKRLKRENPNIEKSIFNSLHSVCIETFPGFKAGGELHSFLEDYENREPQKG
- a CDS encoding AgmX/PglI C-terminal domain-containing protein; translation: MAKNFSKFLGKIALMTAATLWSACNDSDKKAEDPKSDTKSIVNPIKLKKGELSKIYRDSIPVKTLKPDLGGFMQNQTVALYGVLPDVVHKGGDGKVVPRCRINPLSAKNVVVEGRDIDVQTFLKVYRQRVPGLRFIFDKNVRRRSDLASEFEGRIVLTLKIASSGEVENVQIKSTTIAENSPFSAINEDVKESVSHWKFPKTKNGATFSFPISFYMMLPQPSMFDDSSSIKNK
- a CDS encoding SPOR domain-containing protein, whose amino-acid sequence is MAKYFIHNLVITGALCAFATTASFAEAAPTLATAQKAYVNGNWKVAAAAYEQVCPNEPEATRTECYLWNVLALSQTGIAADFSKAGKRLDSLIDKTNPQQAIYADLMMTKAQFQMYLGRYNKAAESLVHAIETSQPHQVTVLQKVCVAVQDRAHSEELNEACKNLGNPEAQKLAAAKKEQAQTEQAKNNQVASTAPQTSSNPSANNDAAKVADSKPVASATVTAEPAQTKSPEAKPVEEKSAWQLQLGAFGVKSNADLLVDNLKKRNIACTIIQNTLESGKVLYIVRTGPFETKESAVDYGAKKLAPLNVEFRPMLVKQAL
- a CDS encoding cysteine desulfurase family protein, with the translated sequence MSYFDYTANTPACEEALQRFCEVERRFIGNANSNHEAGHAAKAFLAQVTDSIAKLLGVNPDEIIYTSGASESNNTAIRGIVQAKRHVGKHIVTNPLEHSSVSATLTALQEAGYEIEMVKIGTDGKIDLEDLRSLLRKDTVLVTVNAVDSELGTVQPLESISKIVREFPNCSLHVDATQAIGKTPINLNLVDTASIGAHKFYGLSGSGLLYKKSGIAMEPLIYGGASTTIYRSGTPTLALDTSLETALSLAMELFEERFARVKELRTILQEKLCGYPKVRINSPADAVPHILNLSVAGVRGSVFQKALSDKGICVSVKSACSVDALPSRAVFAVSRDRKNALNSWRISLSHLTTEKEIDEFMDAFDSCYKELCK
- a CDS encoding DUF2238 domain-containing protein, producing the protein MNNIAKSHLFLLGLVLLTMLWSVVGVEDTYLTWILEAAPAIVGLLVLVFTYKKFRMPTYLYVVMAFHMAVLLVGAHYSYAKVPLGFWMEDWFGWTRNNYDKIGHLMQGVTPALVMIELLRRTTPIKTAGWTGFLSVCVAEAISALYEIIEWLASLSNPTDTEAFLGTQGYIWDTQTDMFMCLIGATISVLIYLNVKKFRKLET
- the miaB gene encoding tRNA (N6-isopentenyl adenosine(37)-C2)-methylthiotransferase MiaB, which gives rise to MKKYHLATYGCQMNEYDSAMIAQELDMCGCVETNNQEDADIIIVNTCSVREKAEETAIVNISKLKYLRKKNPDVKVVVCGCMAKNRGPELLKRLKNVNYIVGPDQYRKIPELLFGDAQSPLHKTHHKMFIDEDRDENYLGEYAKLQNDVSAFVAIQRGCNKRCSYCIVPYLRGPEKYRDMDDVLTEVKRAADKGITEVMLLGQTVNAYKTPNADFTTLLTKVSEIGGIKRIRFTSPHPRHYTNELIDVLLNNPKVCHYAHIPLQSGSDAILKKMRRQHNMEQYMTVIEQLRSKDPYYAISTDVICGFVGETDEDFEQTIKAFEACQFDTAYMFIYSPRKGTESFNEAEILTPEEKSARHSRLVELQNAITLKRNQMMIGRTEEILVEHGSTRDKTELVGKTDNFKKVIFKPEEGRIIKPGDYVKVKIDDIRGWTLRGTLV
- the panD gene encoding aspartate 1-decarboxylase, whose protein sequence is MQLELLKAKIHRATVTDANLNYEGSITIARDLMDAAGILPFEKVGVLDVNNGSRLDTYVIEGKAGSGVICLNGAAARLVQPGDLVIIVAYATMSPEEAKTWKPTVIRVNGKNEIIEKI